Proteins co-encoded in one Spirochaetota bacterium genomic window:
- a CDS encoding aminopeptidase P family protein, with protein sequence MSKFKSRIDKLLISTGGNPFITSKSEDLFYFSGFTGDFGYIVLDNQKSHLITVKMFEEEAMNFVDKSLFDIHIVEKKDIFSRIVDVLLGIGSEDIYICSNDTRLSGFISVVECAKDKKLFGLNKKLLSLRDDHFSIGNIKVFFKEEITQKVRAIKDADEIETIKNNILLSDEGFLYILKVVKSGMTELQVSAELEYYLKSKGAEGMSFPTIVASGSRSSMPHARSSNKVISNGEPVVIDFGIKKDMYCTDTTRTIFIGQLSQKLKDTYNVVLEALNEGIASARAGISVGEVDRKVRSVIQRNGLGDYFIHSTGHGVGLEIHEYPYLSQWNNYELQEGMVVTIEPGIYIPGEFGIRIENMVLIGKNSCEVLTNLKTDPVVI encoded by the coding sequence ATGAGTAAGTTTAAGTCAAGAATTGATAAGCTTCTCATATCTACTGGGGGTAATCCTTTTATAACATCCAAGTCAGAAGACTTGTTCTATTTCTCAGGTTTTACGGGAGATTTTGGATATATAGTTCTTGATAATCAAAAGTCACACTTGATAACTGTTAAAATGTTTGAGGAAGAGGCAATGAATTTCGTGGATAAATCTCTTTTTGATATACACATAGTTGAAAAAAAGGATATCTTTTCCAGAATAGTTGATGTATTGTTAGGCATAGGTTCAGAAGATATATATATATGCTCAAATGATACTAGACTCAGTGGATTCATATCAGTTGTAGAGTGTGCCAAAGACAAAAAGCTTTTCGGATTGAATAAAAAGCTACTATCCCTACGGGATGACCATTTCTCAATAGGCAATATAAAAGTATTTTTCAAGGAAGAGATAACACAAAAGGTGAGAGCTATAAAAGATGCCGATGAGATAGAAACTATCAAGAATAACATTCTTTTATCAGATGAAGGATTTTTGTATATACTTAAAGTTGTAAAGTCTGGAATGACTGAACTTCAGGTTTCTGCGGAGTTGGAGTATTACCTAAAGTCAAAGGGAGCAGAAGGAATGTCGTTTCCTACGATAGTAGCATCGGGGAGCAGGTCTTCAATGCCTCATGCAAGGTCATCCAACAAAGTAATCTCAAACGGAGAGCCAGTAGTAATTGACTTTGGAATAAAAAAAGATATGTATTGCACCGATACAACCAGAACTATCTTCATAGGACAACTATCACAGAAACTTAAAGATACATACAATGTAGTTCTTGAAGCATTGAATGAAGGAATAGCGAGTGCTAGAGCAGGAATAAGTGTTGGTGAGGTTGATAGAAAAGTAAGGAGTGTGATTCAGAGAAATGGACTTGGAGACTACTTCATACATTCAACGGGGCACGGCGTTGGGCTTGAGATACACGAATACCCATACCTATCACAATGGAATAATTACGAACTCCAAGAAGGTATGGTTGTAACGATAGAACCTGGGATATATATACCGGGTGAATTTGGAATAAGAATTGAAAACATGGTTTTGATAGGTAAAAACTCGTGTGAAGTTCTAACAAATTTAAAAACTGACCCAGTGGTAATATAA
- a CDS encoding insulinase family protein: MGLDIEEFYLDNGLKVVLVDRDILPIVSIQVWYRVGAIDEVDGKSGIAHFLEHMAFKGTKNLKPGEFSKTIRALGGSDNAATSWDYTMYFADIPSEHTLKVLKMIKEIMFDIVIDEKEFNSEKRVILEERRMRYEDNPFGQFFEDFIYNSFKKINYRRPIIGWEEDIKKLTPKDLLDFYNAYYSPKNAILVVVGNIDKSSLKKEIISIFNETSKNPYQVESKVVNVSEFNSGKVEFKTTRKDANSKAVIVGFRTPSYRMSPKEVATIEVLSYLLSDGRAARLYQDLVVNKKLASSVDGSVMVGKYPFLAYFFAIANPGVELSKLREELMSSIYSLTNRQFTSQELEIVKRKIKADRVFDFEKNHGIAGSIGWSEVVLGNYKELDRFMSIIEEVSLDDVSQAFRKYFVDENMIVGVLEN, encoded by the coding sequence ATGGGGTTGGATATTGAAGAGTTTTATCTTGACAATGGTCTTAAGGTTGTGCTGGTTGATAGAGATATTCTACCCATCGTGTCAATACAAGTATGGTATAGAGTTGGAGCGATTGACGAGGTTGATGGGAAATCAGGTATAGCACACTTTCTTGAACATATGGCTTTCAAAGGAACGAAAAATCTAAAACCGGGAGAGTTTTCAAAAACCATACGAGCTCTAGGTGGTAGTGATAACGCTGCGACTTCGTGGGATTACACGATGTATTTTGCTGATATTCCTTCAGAACACACTCTAAAAGTTCTAAAGATGATAAAAGAAATAATGTTTGACATCGTAATTGATGAGAAGGAATTTAACAGTGAGAAGAGAGTTATACTGGAAGAGAGAAGGATGAGGTATGAGGATAATCCTTTTGGGCAGTTCTTTGAAGACTTCATCTACAACTCGTTTAAGAAGATAAATTACAGAAGACCTATAATCGGCTGGGAGGAAGATATAAAGAAACTTACTCCTAAAGACCTTTTGGATTTCTACAACGCCTACTACTCGCCTAAGAACGCTATACTGGTCGTAGTCGGTAATATAGACAAAAGTAGTTTGAAAAAGGAGATAATCAGTATATTCAATGAGACATCTAAAAACCCTTATCAGGTTGAGAGTAAAGTTGTAAATGTATCTGAATTTAACAGTGGTAAGGTGGAATTTAAGACAACAAGGAAGGATGCTAATTCAAAGGCCGTGATAGTTGGTTTCAGAACACCATCGTATAGAATGTCTCCGAAGGAAGTAGCCACGATTGAGGTATTATCATACCTTCTGTCTGATGGCAGGGCTGCAAGATTGTATCAGGATCTGGTTGTGAATAAGAAACTAGCTTCGTCAGTAGATGGGAGTGTTATGGTTGGTAAGTATCCGTTTTTAGCATACTTTTTTGCTATCGCAAACCCAGGTGTTGAATTATCAAAGTTGAGGGAAGAACTAATGTCTAGCATTTACTCGCTTACAAATAGACAATTTACATCTCAAGAACTAGAAATAGTGAAAAGGAAAATAAAGGCAGACAGAGTGTTTGACTTTGAAAAAAATCATGGTATAGCAGGTTCAATAGGTTGGAGCGAAGTAGTTCTCGGAAACTACAAGGAACTTGATAGATTTATGAGCATAATTGAAGAAGTTAGTCTTGATGATGTGAGCCAAGCTTTTAGAAAATACTTCGTTGATGAAAATATGATCGTTGGTGTACTTGAGAACTGA
- the recO gene encoding DNA repair protein RecO produces MYLKRFQKITGIVLGTKDIGDFDKIVVILSPEIGKSNLALYGANRFKSRFSNIVNMCNVIRGLVRYSPNPEKIPSLQEAEMVKNFFDHLKIKTSKLYYSILISEVSNLVIPYEVFDEDLYNLLVMSLNALVNSDSDEEDFIVVSKFLISLLKIQGVLPYIKNENIGDRTKVFIISILKGNDNIKTDRNIKYEFLKWFLGKLSVITGGKEVISIHLVKEII; encoded by the coding sequence ATGTATCTGAAAAGATTTCAGAAAATAACAGGGATCGTTTTGGGAACCAAGGATATTGGAGATTTTGATAAGATTGTTGTTATCCTATCACCTGAGATTGGCAAGTCTAATCTAGCGCTTTATGGTGCCAACCGTTTCAAAAGTAGGTTTTCAAACATTGTGAATATGTGTAATGTTATAAGAGGTCTTGTAAGGTATTCCCCAAACCCAGAGAAAATTCCATCACTTCAAGAAGCCGAAATGGTTAAAAACTTCTTTGATCATCTAAAAATTAAAACATCCAAGTTATACTATTCAATCCTAATATCTGAAGTGAGCAATCTAGTTATACCCTACGAGGTATTTGACGAGGATTTATATAACCTTTTGGTTATGTCATTGAATGCTCTTGTGAATTCTGATAGTGATGAAGAAGATTTTATTGTTGTGTCAAAGTTTCTAATCTCACTACTGAAAATACAAGGTGTTTTGCCTTACATAAAGAACGAAAACATAGGTGATAGAACTAAAGTATTTATAATATCAATCCTAAAAGGTAATGATAACATTAAGACCGACAGGAATATCAAATACGAGTTTCTAAAATGGTTTCTAGGCAAACTATCAGTTATTACAGGTGGTAAGGAAGTTATTTCGATTCATCTTGTAAAGGAAATTATTTAA
- a CDS encoding cache domain-containing protein, producing MKKGFLRLLLLVLAYAITSVIIYMALTNTGLFSKRIESRIKSVFSQIVKNFDNKLSNCKSITETISKDPNISLIFFQTEIGGNRREYINYLSRLRSSVKNMYKIVLVNKEGKFLISSDYFDSDFREFRLVEKYLKKKDFTFFGNFDVIYSVTRIYDQRGVERGYVAIGWYKDFFEQSYFDSRDLKFVQDLILINAPDKLTKESIYENSSLLEKKALITEKIDNHNLKLLFFRYSIGLDAINILTIVLSLVFALIITIWFIVSLIGEKNSQILEEVKDTFLSEVEGNLAKEYGSSGTNIGSIEYNTPYDVRELPQVESSHEYETIETDIVPFRDEIAERNVATVSEIFEYLKETLRISKVMFMRRVEDGFIQVVSEGFETEDFAIYFSDKVWQKFLSNHKAVSIKGNIKELYELGDRIKDDLFEIIIFPIIDSFGDVRYLFVVGRKWTENEQGLAAKKEVFSRIKNVIINV from the coding sequence ATGAAAAAGGGATTTTTAAGGTTGTTATTACTGGTTTTAGCATATGCTATTACTTCAGTGATTATCTACATGGCTCTGACCAATACAGGTTTATTTAGCAAAAGGATAGAGTCTAGAATAAAGTCTGTTTTTTCCCAGATTGTTAAAAACTTTGATAACAAACTATCAAATTGTAAATCAATAACAGAAACTATCTCAAAAGACCCCAACATTAGCTTAATATTCTTCCAAACGGAAATCGGTGGTAACAGAAGAGAGTATATTAATTACCTATCTAGATTACGAAGTAGCGTAAAGAACATGTATAAGATAGTACTTGTTAATAAGGAAGGTAAGTTCTTGATATCATCAGATTACTTTGATAGCGATTTTAGAGAATTTAGACTCGTGGAGAAGTATCTGAAAAAAAAAGATTTTACTTTCTTTGGAAATTTTGATGTTATTTACTCTGTTACGAGAATCTACGACCAGCGGGGTGTTGAAAGAGGGTATGTTGCGATAGGCTGGTATAAGGATTTTTTTGAACAATCATACTTTGACTCTAGAGACCTCAAATTCGTTCAGGATCTAATACTCATAAATGCACCAGACAAACTTACAAAAGAGTCTATATACGAAAACTCATCTCTACTGGAAAAGAAAGCACTGATAACGGAGAAGATAGACAATCATAATCTTAAACTACTGTTTTTCAGGTATAGTATTGGTCTTGATGCAATTAATATTTTAACAATAGTTCTTTCACTAGTTTTTGCTCTGATAATTACAATCTGGTTCATAGTCAGTCTGATAGGTGAGAAGAATTCACAGATTTTAGAAGAGGTCAAAGATACTTTTCTATCGGAGGTAGAGGGAAATTTGGCTAAGGAGTATGGTAGTTCTGGCACTAATATTGGAAGTATTGAATATAATACTCCATACGATGTGAGAGAATTACCTCAAGTTGAAAGTAGTCACGAGTATGAAACTATTGAGACCGATATTGTTCCTTTCAGAGATGAAATAGCGGAGAGGAATGTTGCTACGGTTAGTGAAATTTTTGAATACCTGAAGGAGACTTTGAGAATATCCAAGGTAATGTTTATGAGAAGAGTTGAGGATGGTTTTATTCAGGTTGTATCTGAAGGTTTTGAAACAGAAGACTTCGCTATATACTTTTCTGACAAGGTTTGGCAAAAATTTCTGTCAAACCATAAAGCAGTATCAATAAAAGGTAATATAAAGGAACTTTATGAACTTGGAGATAGAATAAAAGATGATCTCTTTGAGATCATCATATTTCCAATTATAGACTCATTTGGAGATGTAAGATATTTATTCGTAGTAGGTAGAAAATGGACAGAAAATGAACAAGGGCTAGCAGCAAAAAAAGAAGTCTTCTCAAGGATAAAAAATGTCATAATTAATGTATAG
- the panC gene encoding pantoate--beta-alanine ligase, with the protein MRVIQKPSEIQREMLNIKKSGKSIGFVPTMGALHEGHLSLVRRSKSENDVTVVSIFVNPKQFGPKEDFNKYPRNFERDKELLDKEGVDYIFHPSVEDMYPEGYETYVDLERLPNHLCGLSRPGHFRGVATVVAKLFNIVQPDRAYFGQKDYQQAKIIKRMVEDLNFPIEIVVMPIVREEDGLAMSSRNTYLSPEERKNASILYKSLQKAKDLILSGEKDVSKIKNEMVKMISSIESRIDYIEIVEPETLEKIDRIPEKGTVVIALAVYIGNARLIDNDIVHI; encoded by the coding sequence ATGAGGGTTATTCAAAAGCCTTCTGAAATACAGAGAGAAATGTTAAACATCAAGAAGTCTGGTAAATCCATCGGATTTGTTCCTACGATGGGTGCTTTACACGAAGGACACTTATCCCTTGTTAGAAGATCCAAGTCAGAGAACGATGTAACTGTCGTGAGTATATTTGTAAATCCAAAGCAATTTGGTCCGAAGGAAGACTTTAATAAGTATCCAAGAAACTTTGAGAGAGATAAAGAATTACTAGACAAGGAAGGTGTTGATTATATATTCCATCCTTCCGTTGAGGATATGTATCCAGAAGGTTATGAAACCTATGTGGATTTGGAGAGACTACCTAATCACCTATGCGGGTTGTCAAGACCGGGACATTTTAGAGGTGTTGCGACAGTTGTGGCAAAACTTTTCAACATCGTTCAACCTGATAGAGCATACTTTGGTCAGAAAGACTATCAGCAGGCAAAAATAATAAAAAGAATGGTTGAAGACCTTAACTTTCCTATAGAGATTGTAGTTATGCCGATCGTCAGAGAAGAAGACGGACTTGCTATGAGTTCAAGGAATACTTACCTATCCCCTGAGGAACGAAAGAATGCTAGTATCCTATACAAATCACTTCAAAAAGCAAAAGATCTTATACTATCTGGTGAGAAAGATGTTAGTAAGATAAAGAATGAGATGGTTAAGATGATATCTTCAATTGAGTCTAGAATTGACTACATTGAAATAGTTGAACCAGAAACACTTGAGAAAATTGACAGAATTCCAGAAAAAGGAACTGTGGTGATTGCCCTAGCCGTCTATATAGGTAATGCTAGATTGATTGACAACGATATTGTTCATATTTGA
- a CDS encoding dihydroorotate dehydrogenase, giving the protein MLNFSPVVSGVKFKNPILLASGTASFGLELSNIYDLSILGGIVFKTITLQERKGNEPPRIVETIGGMLNSIGLANPGIRKFKDEILPQVLNIVQTNIVVSVAGMSVGEFREIVEEASTIDGISFIELNLSCPNVEKGGITFDSNEDNVREVVRSVKKVSKKPFWVKLSPNTPNIVNNALIAQSEGADGITAINTILGMKIDIKTGKPVFKNIFAGYSGPAIKPIALRHVYEICRAVSIPVIGVGGITSYEDVLEFMFAGASLVQIGTSNFFDPLLPVRIVEKIEEAKRNQI; this is encoded by the coding sequence ATGCTAAACTTTTCACCTGTAGTTAGTGGTGTTAAGTTCAAAAATCCTATACTTCTTGCTTCTGGAACTGCCTCGTTTGGATTAGAACTTTCAAATATTTATGACTTATCAATACTTGGAGGAATTGTTTTTAAGACGATAACACTACAGGAGAGAAAAGGTAATGAGCCACCTAGGATTGTTGAAACAATCGGTGGCATGCTTAACTCCATAGGTTTGGCAAATCCAGGTATTAGAAAGTTTAAGGACGAAATACTTCCACAAGTTTTAAATATTGTTCAAACTAACATAGTTGTTAGCGTAGCAGGAATGAGTGTTGGTGAGTTTAGGGAAATTGTGGAAGAAGCTTCAACGATTGACGGTATCAGTTTTATTGAACTTAACCTTTCCTGTCCTAATGTGGAGAAGGGGGGAATTACTTTTGACAGTAATGAAGATAATGTCAGGGAGGTTGTGAGATCTGTTAAGAAAGTGTCAAAGAAGCCTTTTTGGGTAAAATTAAGTCCTAATACTCCCAACATAGTTAACAATGCTTTGATTGCCCAATCAGAGGGAGCAGATGGTATAACCGCAATAAATACAATACTCGGTATGAAAATTGATATAAAGACTGGAAAACCTGTATTCAAAAACATATTCGCCGGCTATTCAGGTCCTGCTATAAAGCCTATAGCCCTAAGACATGTCTATGAGATATGTAGAGCAGTTTCAATACCAGTTATAGGAGTTGGAGGAATTACATCATACGAAGATGTTCTAGAATTTATGTTTGCTGGAGCATCACTAGTCCAGATAGGGACTTCTAACTTCTTTGACCCGCTTCTTCCTGTAAGGATAGTTGAAAAGATTGAAGAAGCAAAGAGGAACCAAATCTAA
- a CDS encoding outer-membrane lipoprotein carrier protein LolA, which yields MIRFLIIVLTLFISNVVFPSITADVAIRELKNAYNSIKTFTGSITIKIGNKTYTGTIKYKMPNKLKINFYQPSQIDLISDGNSMWIFIKGNNTVIKQPLLPKRGDRVIYVSEIINPYDKYNSEYIITMDKYDDKTFSFNLKPKPDVFTTFSSAKLVSSRRGLVLSISGTTVTREQLSISVSYSSVNIEIDDREFFFSPPADAQVLTDIFQ from the coding sequence ATGATAAGATTTTTAATTATTGTTTTGACTTTGTTTATCTCAAATGTGGTTTTTCCTTCAATAACTGCGGATGTTGCAATTAGAGAACTCAAGAATGCTTATAATTCAATCAAAACCTTTACAGGTTCTATAACGATAAAGATAGGTAACAAAACTTATACCGGAACCATAAAGTATAAAATGCCAAACAAGTTAAAGATAAATTTCTACCAACCTTCGCAGATTGACCTAATCAGTGATGGCAATTCTATGTGGATATTCATAAAAGGTAACAATACCGTTATAAAACAACCTTTACTTCCTAAAAGAGGTGATAGAGTAATATATGTTTCGGAGATTATAAATCCTTACGATAAGTATAACAGTGAGTACATAATAACTATGGATAAATATGATGATAAAACTTTTTCGTTTAATCTAAAACCAAAGCCAGATGTATTTACTACGTTCAGCAGTGCTAAGTTAGTATCCTCAAGAAGGGGGCTTGTCTTATCAATAAGTGGAACTACCGTCACTAGAGAGCAACTCTCAATCAGTGTATCTTACAGTAGTGTAAATATTGAAATTGATGATAGGGAATTTTTCTTCTCACCGCCTGCAGACGCGCAGGTATTGACAGATATATTTCAGTAG
- a CDS encoding alpha/beta hydrolase — protein MFESKTFRVDKHRYISYFETGNGKDIILFIHGWLTSKESWIPIIQSMSKKKYRIIAVDLLGHGDSSRSLKLRFDTQENISILTKLVMKLGLKNITIIGHSTGGKISLFLASKLCSISKTLVKKVILLNSIGSYEFWRTLHPILKISFLQPIRFMFGIFTLSIFIRLYFKKFLFFLPISSTLKENISKYLSEYTSKHFESIRNRICALRITKNIFDVFVEDIDRTLLPDVEIIWSDKDMLIPIQVQYKFSILFKKQVHIIKNAGHMTPIEIPEKIAKLMEKLIQS, from the coding sequence ATGTTTGAAAGTAAAACTTTTAGAGTTGATAAGCACAGATATATATCGTACTTTGAGACTGGTAATGGGAAAGATATTATTCTCTTCATACACGGGTGGCTTACATCCAAGGAAAGTTGGATACCTATAATCCAGAGTATGAGTAAAAAAAAGTACAGGATAATCGCAGTTGATCTACTCGGACATGGTGATAGTTCAAGGTCACTCAAGTTAAGGTTTGATACTCAAGAAAACATTTCAATTCTTACCAAACTCGTTATGAAACTTGGTTTGAAAAACATCACAATCATCGGTCACTCAACAGGTGGTAAAATTTCACTCTTCCTGGCAAGTAAGTTATGTTCAATATCAAAAACCCTTGTCAAGAAGGTCATTCTACTTAATTCAATAGGCTCTTACGAGTTTTGGAGAACACTACACCCGATATTAAAGATTAGTTTCCTACAGCCAATTAGGTTTATGTTTGGTATCTTCACTTTGTCTATCTTCATAAGGCTTTATTTTAAGAAGTTTCTATTCTTTCTACCTATTTCTAGTACTCTAAAAGAAAACATATCAAAATACCTATCAGAATATACATCAAAACACTTTGAGTCTATTAGGAACAGAATTTGTGCTTTGAGGATTACAAAGAATATCTTTGATGTTTTCGTTGAAGACATAGACAGGACACTACTACCTGATGTTGAAATAATATGGTCAGACAAGGATATGCTTATACCTATCCAGGTCCAATACAAGTTCTCAATACTTTTCAAAAAGCAAGTTCATATAATCAAAAACGCGGGACATATGACGCCTATTGAAATACCAGAAAAGATTGCTAAACTAATGGAAAAACTCATCCAAAGCTAG
- the plsY gene encoding glycerol-3-phosphate 1-O-acyltransferase PlsY, with protein sequence MIWDIVFIISSFLIGSIPFGKIVASLKGVDITKEGSGNIGATNVFRVVGKGWGILVLVLDALKGAIPTLASSYIYHSKLLNFFLPEAYVFIGIASILGHIFSPFVGFKGGKGVATSLGVFAVLTPVGVLIGAVVFGIFIAIFRIVSISSIASTIAVFSFLLVYHILNNSIANNYVLIASAFVVMVFIIIKHSSNIKRLLKGEEKKII encoded by the coding sequence ATGATCTGGGATATAGTTTTTATAATTTCCTCTTTCTTGATTGGTAGTATTCCATTCGGTAAAATAGTTGCCTCGCTTAAGGGGGTTGATATAACTAAAGAAGGTAGCGGGAATATTGGTGCTACGAATGTTTTTAGAGTTGTAGGCAAGGGATGGGGTATCTTGGTTCTTGTTCTTGATGCTCTCAAAGGTGCTATACCTACTTTAGCCTCTTCCTATATCTACCATTCAAAACTTTTAAACTTCTTTTTACCTGAAGCGTATGTATTCATAGGGATTGCTTCTATACTTGGGCATATATTCTCTCCTTTTGTCGGCTTCAAAGGAGGAAAGGGAGTTGCCACTTCGCTCGGGGTCTTTGCTGTTCTCACACCAGTTGGCGTGCTTATAGGTGCAGTCGTTTTCGGGATATTCATAGCGATATTCAGGATCGTATCTATAAGTTCAATCGCTTCAACTATCGCCGTCTTTTCATTCCTACTAGTCTATCATATTTTAAATAACAGTATAGCGAACAACTATGTTCTGATTGCTTCAGCATTCGTTGTGATGGTATTCATAATAATAAAGCATTCATCAAACATAAAGAGGCTTTTGAAAGGTGAGGAGAAAAAAATAATATGA
- the gatC gene encoding Asp-tRNA(Asn)/Glu-tRNA(Gln) amidotransferase subunit GatC, with translation MTKDIVKKVAELSRLRFSEEELEKFTEEFSNIVSFVEMINELDTSGVEPSPYPINIINEPREDIVVESGKVEDMLKNSPKRKSEFIVVPKVIEK, from the coding sequence ATGACAAAGGATATTGTTAAGAAAGTTGCTGAACTTTCAAGACTGAGATTTTCCGAAGAAGAACTAGAAAAATTCACGGAAGAATTCTCAAACATAGTCTCATTTGTTGAAATGATCAACGAACTAGACACATCAGGTGTAGAACCTTCACCCTACCCTATAAACATCATAAATGAACCAAGAGAGGATATAGTTGTAGAGAGTGGTAAAGTTGAGGATATGCTGAAAAACTCTCCTAAACGAAAAAGTGAATTCATCGTAGTTCCAAAAGTAATAGAGAAGTAA
- a CDS encoding CvpA family protein, translating to MNVLDIILLSLTLIGIIWGARKGFIGILVLVIGIVATIILIDAFGTPLSSFFEYVGVGKDISYAVSVLTIMVVSLIVFFIIYLLLKNLIDLFRVGIINRILGALLGGWVLFILFGSFLFFFSKIPFLGFRKYIDTSLVAKYSYEHSKSIMSLSGAEEKVEKVIEGQ from the coding sequence ATGAATGTTTTGGATATTATACTTCTTTCACTCACCCTAATAGGTATAATATGGGGTGCTAGAAAAGGTTTTATAGGTATATTAGTCTTGGTGATAGGTATAGTTGCTACAATAATCCTGATAGATGCTTTTGGAACACCTCTGTCGTCGTTTTTTGAATACGTTGGTGTTGGAAAAGATATATCTTATGCGGTTTCAGTCTTAACCATTATGGTTGTATCTCTAATTGTGTTTTTCATAATTTATCTATTGCTCAAGAACCTGATAGACTTATTTAGAGTAGGAATAATAAACAGGATACTAGGTGCCTTGCTTGGTGGTTGGGTTCTTTTCATTCTGTTTGGATCGTTTCTCTTCTTCTTCTCAAAAATACCTTTTCTTGGCTTTAGGAAATACATTGATACTTCATTGGTTGCAAAGTATTCCTATGAGCATTCAAAAAGCATAATGTCTCTTTCAGGGGCAGAGGAGAAAGTTGAAAAAGTTATAGAGGGGCAGTAG
- a CDS encoding HU family DNA-binding protein — MNKKDLVRNIANSTKLSQKTVSQVIDAFLEEMEKAVKSKNTLSIVGYLTLSVKKRSSRTAINPKTKQKITIPAKDYPTIKVGSKLKNLVK, encoded by the coding sequence ATGAACAAAAAAGACCTTGTGAGAAATATTGCAAACTCAACTAAGTTGAGTCAAAAGACTGTCTCTCAAGTCATTGATGCTTTTCTTGAGGAAATGGAGAAGGCAGTTAAGAGTAAGAATACTCTATCAATAGTTGGCTATTTGACTCTCTCTGTCAAAAAAAGGTCTTCAAGAACTGCAATCAATCCTAAAACGAAGCAAAAGATAACCATACCAGCGAAGGATTATCCTACAATAAAGGTAGGCAGTAAACTTAAGAACTTAGTTAAATAA